TTAATTTTTATCATTCCCAAGAAACAAAGCCAACAATTTTTTTGTATCAATTTTCTTACGGCAACGATTTTGCGTGTTGTTCCCAGGGACTTGCGTTGAATACGTATGATCAGGCATACAGAATTAATAAAAATAAAACGGATGAGATATGTCAATTATTCCAGAAAACATTATCGCAACAAAAATACAAATCACTATTCGCTACTGCAGGGATATACAGCTTGCCAATAAAGCCATTGATTGGTATTGTTGCACCGAGCATTGCAATAGAGGCTGGATTAAAAAATAAAGAATTGTGGCTGAGTTGTTGTGAGCCGCTAGCACGTGCTATTGTTGGGGC
Above is a genomic segment from Candidatus Babeliales bacterium containing:
- a CDS encoding N-acetylmuramoyl-L-alanine amidase, with protein sequence MQIKKIIFFFCIVTMLWVLPFYEKQHAQHIIIIDPAGDAKRTGRRIGDSFERGLTLQCAEKIKELIETSTPHVKVIITRMPGDIVYDLQNASLANRIHADLFINLNFYHSQETKPTIFLYQFSYGNDFACCSQGLALNTYDQAYRINKNKTDEICQLFQKTLSQQKYKSLFATAGIYSLPIKPLIGIVAPSIAIEAGLKNKELWLSCCEPLARAIVGAVGKEFE